A genomic window from Aquabacterium sp. OR-4 includes:
- a CDS encoding D-alanine--D-alanine ligase translates to MSLTVADLPHVDVAALGKVAVLMGGSSAEREVSLMSGAGVLAALTGQGVDAHAFDPAGRALDELRREGFDRVFIALHGRHGEDGTVQGALELLGLPYTGSGVMASAVAMDKTMTKRVWKAESLPTPAWVWLSPQEQSRERVIAIPDTLGLPLIVKPPREGSTIGISKVQGYSDMAQAVQLATRYDPDLLCEQFIEGDEVTCPVIGEGASARALPVVKIVAPEGNYDYQNKYFSDDTRYLCPSTLPPDEEREIQRLVVAAYRALGCRGWGRADLMIRAADRKPFLLEMNTSPGMTGHSLVPMSARAAGISYERLCLHLLSLATLDGARSNPPVSAS, encoded by the coding sequence ATGTCCTTGACGGTGGCCGATCTGCCGCATGTGGATGTTGCCGCGCTGGGCAAGGTGGCGGTGCTGATGGGTGGCAGCAGCGCCGAGCGCGAGGTGTCGCTGATGTCGGGCGCCGGCGTGCTGGCGGCGCTGACCGGCCAGGGCGTCGACGCCCATGCCTTCGACCCCGCCGGGCGCGCGCTCGACGAGCTCAGGCGCGAGGGTTTCGACCGCGTGTTCATCGCGCTGCACGGCCGCCACGGCGAAGACGGCACGGTGCAGGGCGCGCTCGAGCTGCTGGGCCTGCCCTACACCGGCTCGGGCGTGATGGCCTCGGCCGTGGCCATGGACAAGACCATGACCAAGCGCGTGTGGAAGGCCGAATCGCTGCCCACGCCGGCCTGGGTGTGGCTGAGCCCGCAAGAGCAGAGCCGCGAGCGCGTGATCGCCATCCCCGACACGCTGGGCCTGCCGCTGATCGTGAAGCCGCCGCGCGAGGGCTCGACCATCGGCATCAGCAAGGTGCAGGGCTACAGCGACATGGCCCAGGCCGTGCAGCTGGCCACCCGCTACGACCCCGACCTGCTGTGCGAGCAGTTCATCGAGGGCGACGAAGTGACCTGCCCGGTGATCGGCGAAGGGGCGTCCGCAAGGGCCCTGCCGGTGGTCAAGATCGTGGCCCCCGAGGGCAACTACGACTACCAGAACAAGTACTTCAGCGACGATACTCGCTACCTGTGTCCCAGCACCTTGCCCCCCGACGAAGAGCGTGAGATCCAGCGCCTTGTCGTCGCCGCCTACCGGGCACTGGGCTGCCGCGGATGGGGGCGCGCCGACCTGATGATCCGCGCCGCCGACCGCAAGCCCTTCCTGCTGGAGATGAACACCTCGCCCGGCATGACCGGGCACTCGCTGGTGCCGATGTCGGCCCGCGCCGCCGGCATCAGCTACGAGCGGCTGTGCCTGCACCTGCTGTCGCTGGCCACGCTGGACGGCGCCCGCAGCAACCCGCCGGTCAGCGCCAGCTGA
- the murG gene encoding undecaprenyldiphospho-muramoylpentapeptide beta-N-acetylglucosaminyltransferase, with protein MPHLVVMAAGTGGHIMPGLAVAREVQRRGWTVSWLGTTTGMENKLVPPTGIAMDTLAFSGLRGKGLLHTLTGAARLLKALWDSAGVLRRRSASAVLGMGGYVCFPGGWAAAALGKPLMLVNADAALLLSNRSLLPVADRVAFGFDGPAAQVRHGLVTGNPVRAEIEAIAPPAQRYAGRSGPLRLLVVGGSLGAQVLNSTLPQALAALPAAQRPSVTHQTGVKDAEAVRAAYAAAGIGPEQAEVLPFIDDMASRLASCDLIVCRAGAVTVSELCAAGVPAILVPLVVSTTAHQRDNARWLAEQGAGIHLPQTELNAEALARQLAALDRPALLAMAEKARAAARPQAAARVADELERLVNKS; from the coding sequence ATGCCGCATCTCGTCGTCATGGCGGCAGGCACCGGCGGGCACATCATGCCCGGCCTGGCGGTGGCGCGCGAAGTGCAGCGCCGCGGCTGGACCGTGAGCTGGCTGGGCACCACCACGGGCATGGAAAACAAGCTGGTGCCGCCCACCGGCATCGCGATGGACACGCTGGCCTTCAGCGGCCTGCGCGGCAAGGGCCTGCTGCACACGCTGACCGGCGCCGCGCGCCTGCTCAAGGCGCTGTGGGACAGCGCCGGCGTGCTGCGCCGGCGCAGTGCCAGCGCCGTGCTGGGCATGGGCGGCTATGTGTGCTTTCCGGGCGGCTGGGCCGCCGCGGCGCTGGGCAAGCCGCTGATGCTGGTGAATGCCGATGCCGCGCTGCTGCTGTCCAACCGCAGCCTGCTGCCGGTCGCCGACCGCGTGGCCTTCGGCTTTGACGGCCCGGCGGCGCAGGTCAGGCACGGCCTGGTCACCGGCAACCCGGTGCGCGCCGAGATCGAGGCCATTGCGCCGCCGGCGCAGCGCTATGCCGGCCGCAGCGGCCCGCTGCGGCTGCTGGTGGTGGGCGGCAGCCTGGGCGCCCAGGTGCTCAACAGCACGCTGCCCCAGGCGCTGGCCGCGCTGCCGGCCGCCCAGCGCCCGAGCGTCACGCACCAGACCGGCGTCAAGGACGCCGAGGCCGTGCGCGCCGCCTACGCCGCGGCCGGCATCGGGCCCGAGCAGGCCGAGGTGCTGCCCTTCATCGACGACATGGCCAGCCGCCTGGCCAGCTGCGACCTGATCGTCTGCCGCGCCGGTGCGGTGACGGTGAGCGAGCTGTGCGCCGCCGGCGTGCCGGCCATCCTGGTGCCGCTGGTGGTGAGCACCACCGCCCACCAGCGCGACAACGCCCGCTGGCTGGCCGAGCAGGGCGCCGGCATCCACCTGCCGCAGACCGAGCTGAATGCTGAGGCCCTGGCGCGGCAGCTGGCCGCACTCGACCGGCCGGCGCTGCTGGCCATGGCCGAGAAGGCGCGCGCCGCCGCCCGGCCCCAGGCCGCCGCACGCGTGGCCGACGAACTTGAACGGCTGGTGAACAAGTCATGA
- the ftsA gene encoding cell division protein FtsA: protein MAKEYKDLIVGLDIGTAKVMAVAAEVLPGGELRLAGLGIAPSHGLKRGVVVNIDATVASIQQALKEAEMMAACKIERVYTGITGSHIRGQNSTGMVIVRDNREVTPVDVHRVVETAKAINIPNDQRLLLVEPQEFVIDGHEVKEPIGMSGSRLEVKVHIVTGAQSAAENILKCVRRCGLEVERLVLNPSASAAAVLTDDEKSLGVAVVDIGAGTTDVSIYTEGSIRHTAVIPIAGDLITSDIAMALRTPTKDAEEIKVEYGVAKQLLADPAEALEVPGLGDRAPRMLSRQALAGVIEPRVEEIYSLVHQVIRESGYEELLSSGIVITGGSAVMPGMVELGEDIFLKPVRKGVPTYHGALFDMVANPRSSTVMGLLEEARIARARGHKVAQQAGSVKTIVGRAKDWFLGNF, encoded by the coding sequence ATGGCCAAGGAATACAAGGATCTGATCGTCGGCCTCGACATCGGCACCGCCAAGGTGATGGCGGTGGCCGCCGAGGTGCTGCCCGGTGGCGAGCTGCGCCTGGCCGGGCTGGGCATTGCGCCCTCGCATGGCCTCAAGCGCGGCGTGGTGGTCAACATCGACGCCACCGTGGCCAGCATCCAGCAGGCGCTGAAAGAGGCCGAGATGATGGCCGCCTGCAAGATCGAGCGCGTCTACACCGGCATCACCGGCAGCCACATCCGCGGGCAAAACAGCACCGGCATGGTCATCGTGCGCGACAACCGCGAGGTCACGCCGGTGGACGTGCACCGCGTGGTCGAGACCGCCAAGGCGATCAACATCCCGAACGATCAGCGCCTGCTGCTGGTGGAGCCGCAGGAGTTCGTGATCGACGGCCACGAGGTCAAGGAGCCGATCGGCATGAGCGGCTCGCGGCTCGAGGTCAAGGTGCACATCGTCACCGGCGCGCAAAGCGCGGCCGAGAACATCCTCAAGTGCGTGCGCCGCTGCGGCCTGGAGGTGGAGCGCCTGGTGCTCAACCCCAGCGCCAGCGCCGCCGCCGTGCTGACGGACGACGAGAAGAGTCTGGGCGTGGCCGTGGTCGACATCGGCGCCGGCACCACCGACGTGAGCATCTACACCGAGGGCTCGATCCGCCACACCGCGGTGATCCCCATCGCCGGCGACCTGATCACCAGCGACATCGCGATGGCGCTGCGCACACCCACCAAGGACGCCGAGGAGATCAAGGTCGAGTACGGCGTGGCCAAGCAACTGCTGGCCGACCCGGCCGAGGCGCTCGAGGTGCCCGGCCTGGGCGACCGCGCACCGCGCATGCTCAGCCGCCAGGCGCTGGCCGGCGTGATCGAGCCGCGCGTCGAAGAGATCTACTCGCTGGTGCACCAGGTCATCCGCGAATCGGGCTACGAAGAGCTGCTCAGCTCGGGCATCGTCATCACCGGCGGCTCCGCCGTGATGCCCGGCATGGTGGAGCTGGGTGAAGACATCTTCCTCAAGCCGGTGCGCAAGGGCGTGCCCACGTACCACGGTGCCCTGTTCGACATGGTGGCCAACCCCCGCTCGTCCACCGTGATGGGCTTGCTGGAAGAGGCCCGCATCGCCCGTGCACGCGGGCACAAGGTGGCGCAGCAGGCGGGGTCGGTGAAGACCATCGTCGGCCGCGCCAAGGACTGGTTTCTCGGCAATTTCTAA
- the ftsW gene encoding putative lipid II flippase FtsW has translation MSTLADRLNPLSWLQALRAARADAGAGTERVPIHDWQGPTAGQAPRIAGFDTALVWCTLGLLALGLVMVYSASVALPDSPKYARYSSTFFLSRHAFALALACVAALVVVQIPVNQWERWAPWLFVVALLLLALVLVPGIGKGVNGARRWLPLGVMNFQPSELAKLGMAMYAASYMVRKMEVKERFFQAVWPMAVALAVIGLLLLAEPDMGAFVVIALVALGILFLGGVNGRMFFLSFTVLLAAFAAMIALSPFRRERILAFLDPWDPVYAKGKGYQLTHSLIAIGRGEFSGQGLGGSIEKLHYLPEAHTDFLMAVIGEELGFIGMACVIVAFFWLTRRIFVIGRQAVVLDRVFAGLMVQGIGIWFGGQALINMGVNLGALPTKGLTLPLLSYGGSAILMNMIALAIVLRVDIENRQLMRGGRA, from the coding sequence ATGAGCACGCTGGCCGACCGACTCAACCCCCTGAGCTGGCTGCAGGCGCTGCGCGCCGCACGCGCCGACGCCGGCGCCGGCACCGAGCGGGTGCCGATCCACGACTGGCAGGGCCCCACGGCCGGCCAGGCGCCGCGCATCGCCGGCTTCGACACCGCGCTGGTGTGGTGCACGCTGGGCCTGCTGGCGCTGGGCCTGGTGATGGTCTATTCGGCCAGCGTGGCCCTGCCCGACAGCCCCAAGTACGCGCGCTACTCGTCCACCTTCTTCCTCAGCCGCCATGCCTTTGCGCTGGCGCTGGCCTGCGTGGCCGCGCTGGTGGTGGTGCAGATCCCCGTCAACCAGTGGGAGCGCTGGGCGCCGTGGCTGTTTGTCGTGGCGCTGCTGCTGCTGGCCCTGGTGCTGGTGCCGGGCATCGGCAAGGGCGTCAACGGCGCACGCCGCTGGCTGCCGCTGGGGGTGATGAACTTCCAGCCCAGCGAGCTGGCCAAGCTGGGCATGGCCATGTACGCCGCCAGCTACATGGTGCGCAAGATGGAGGTGAAGGAGCGCTTCTTCCAGGCCGTGTGGCCGATGGCGGTGGCGCTGGCGGTGATCGGCCTGCTGCTGCTGGCCGAGCCCGACATGGGCGCCTTCGTGGTGATCGCGCTGGTGGCGCTGGGCATCCTGTTCCTGGGCGGCGTCAACGGCCGCATGTTCTTCCTGAGCTTCACGGTGCTGCTGGCAGCCTTTGCCGCGATGATCGCGCTCAGCCCCTTCCGCCGCGAGCGCATCCTGGCCTTCCTGGACCCCTGGGACCCGGTGTATGCCAAGGGCAAGGGCTACCAGCTCACCCACTCGCTGATCGCCATCGGCCGCGGCGAGTTCTCGGGCCAGGGCCTGGGCGGCAGCATCGAGAAGCTGCACTACCTGCCCGAGGCGCACACCGACTTCCTGATGGCCGTGATCGGCGAGGAGCTGGGCTTCATCGGCATGGCCTGCGTCATCGTGGCCTTCTTCTGGCTCACCCGCCGAATCTTCGTCATCGGCCGCCAGGCGGTGGTGCTCGACCGCGTGTTTGCCGGCCTGATGGTGCAGGGCATCGGCATCTGGTTTGGCGGCCAGGCGCTGATCAACATGGGCGTGAACCTCGGCGCCCTGCCCACCAAGGGCCTCACGCTGCCCTTGCTGAGCTACGGCGGCTCGGCCATCCTGATGAACATGATCGCCCTCGCCATCGTGTTGAGAGTCGACATTGAAAACCGGCAGCTCATGCGAGGAGGCCGAGCATGA
- the mraY gene encoding phospho-N-acetylmuramoyl-pentapeptide-transferase, whose protein sequence is MLLSLSQWLLTLYPEWGFLRIFQYLTFRAVMSAMTALLIGLAFGPWVIRRLTELKIGQPIREYGVQAHLQKRGTPTMGGVLILIGIAVSTVLWFDWTNRFVWVVMVVTFGFGAVGWVDDWRKVVKKDPEGMRSREKFFWQSLVGLLAAMYLAFAVSESTNQKVLELFFEWIRSGFNTALPPKAGLMVPFFKTINYPLGVLGFIGVTYFVIVGCSNAVNFTDGLDGLAIMPVVLVGSALGIFAYIVGNAVYSKYLFFPHIPGAGELLIFCGALAGAGLAFLWFNAHPAQVFMGDVGALSLGGALGTIAVITRQEIVLGIMGAVFVAEVLSVMIQVSWFKYTKKRYGEGRRIFLMAPLHHHFEKKGWRETQVVIRFWIVTMLLCLVGLASLKLR, encoded by the coding sequence ATGCTGCTGAGTCTGTCGCAGTGGTTGCTGACGCTGTACCCCGAGTGGGGCTTTCTGCGCATCTTCCAGTACCTGACCTTTCGCGCCGTGATGTCGGCGATGACCGCGCTGCTGATCGGCCTGGCCTTCGGGCCGTGGGTCATCCGCCGCCTCACCGAGCTCAAGATCGGCCAGCCGATCCGCGAGTACGGCGTGCAGGCCCATCTGCAAAAGCGCGGCACGCCCACCATGGGCGGCGTGCTGATCCTGATCGGCATCGCCGTGTCCACCGTGCTGTGGTTCGACTGGACCAACCGCTTCGTGTGGGTGGTGATGGTGGTCACCTTCGGCTTCGGCGCCGTGGGCTGGGTGGACGACTGGCGCAAGGTGGTGAAGAAAGATCCCGAGGGCATGCGCTCGCGCGAGAAGTTCTTCTGGCAAAGCCTGGTCGGCCTGCTGGCCGCCATGTACCTGGCCTTCGCGGTGTCGGAGAGCACCAACCAGAAGGTGCTGGAGCTGTTCTTCGAGTGGATCCGCAGCGGCTTCAACACCGCGCTGCCGCCCAAGGCCGGCCTGATGGTGCCGTTCTTCAAGACCATCAACTACCCGCTGGGCGTGCTGGGCTTCATCGGCGTGACCTACTTCGTCATCGTCGGCTGCAGCAATGCAGTGAACTTCACCGACGGGCTCGACGGCCTGGCCATCATGCCGGTGGTGCTGGTGGGCTCGGCGCTCGGCATCTTTGCCTACATCGTGGGCAATGCGGTGTACAGCAAGTACCTGTTCTTTCCGCACATCCCCGGTGCCGGCGAGCTGCTGATCTTCTGCGGCGCGCTGGCCGGCGCGGGCCTGGCGTTCCTGTGGTTCAACGCCCATCCGGCCCAGGTGTTCATGGGTGACGTGGGCGCGCTGTCACTGGGCGGCGCGCTGGGCACCATCGCCGTCATCACGCGCCAGGAGATCGTGCTCGGCATCATGGGCGCGGTGTTCGTGGCCGAGGTGCTGTCGGTGATGATCCAGGTGAGCTGGTTCAAGTACACCAAGAAGCGCTATGGCGAAGGCCGGCGCATCTTCCTGATGGCGCCGCTGCACCACCACTTCGAGAAGAAGGGCTGGCGCGAGACCCAGGTGGTGATCCGCTTCTGGATCGTCACCATGCTGCTGTGCCTGGTGGGCCTGGCCAGCTTGAAGCTGCGGTGA
- the murC gene encoding UDP-N-acetylmuramate--L-alanine ligase → MKHAVKRIHFIGVGGAGMSGIAEILHNLGYQVSGSDQAASTTTERLAGLGIRVAIGHDAAHIGRAQAVVTSTAVRGDNPEVIAARASGIPVVARAQMLAELMRLKAGIAIAGTHGKTTTTSLVASVLAEAGVDPTFVIGGKLNAAGANARLGSGEYIVVEADESDASFLNLTPVLSVVTNIDADHMDTYAHDFARLKAAFVDFLHRMPFYGAAIVCTDDPGVRSILPMVSRPVVSYGFNAEAQVRAVNVQAMPGGQMRFTCQRREPGNDGQALPDLEVTLNLPGEHNVRNALATIAVATELELDDAATVRALAAFAGVGRRFQRYGELPVPATRGGGLFSLIDDYGHHPVEMAAVIAAARGAFPGQRLVLAFQPHRYTRTRDCFEDFVKVMGQADAVLLTEVYAAGEAPIVAADGRALARALRVAGRVDPVFVDDVAALPEAIVAHARGGDVVIAMGAGSIGGVPAQVVARLAQENNE, encoded by the coding sequence ATGAAACACGCGGTCAAGCGCATCCACTTCATCGGCGTGGGCGGCGCCGGCATGTCCGGCATCGCCGAGATCCTGCACAACCTGGGCTACCAGGTGTCGGGCTCCGACCAGGCCGCCAGCACCACCACCGAGCGCCTGGCCGGGCTGGGCATCCGCGTGGCCATCGGCCACGATGCCGCGCACATCGGCCGCGCCCAGGCAGTGGTGACCAGCACCGCGGTGCGGGGCGACAACCCCGAGGTGATCGCGGCGCGTGCCAGCGGCATCCCGGTGGTGGCCCGCGCGCAGATGCTGGCCGAACTGATGCGCCTGAAGGCCGGCATCGCGATCGCCGGCACGCACGGCAAGACCACCACCACCTCGCTGGTGGCCAGCGTGCTGGCCGAGGCCGGTGTCGACCCCACCTTCGTGATCGGCGGCAAGCTCAATGCCGCCGGCGCCAACGCCCGCCTGGGCTCGGGCGAGTACATCGTGGTCGAGGCCGACGAGAGCGACGCGTCGTTCCTGAACCTGACACCGGTGCTCAGCGTGGTGACCAACATCGACGCCGACCACATGGACACCTACGCGCACGACTTTGCGCGGCTCAAGGCGGCCTTCGTCGACTTTCTGCACCGCATGCCCTTCTACGGCGCGGCCATCGTCTGCACCGACGACCCCGGCGTGCGCAGCATCCTGCCGATGGTCTCGCGCCCGGTGGTCAGCTACGGCTTCAACGCCGAGGCCCAGGTGCGTGCGGTGAACGTGCAGGCCATGCCCGGCGGACAGATGCGCTTCACCTGCCAGCGCCGCGAGCCCGGCAACGACGGCCAGGCCCTGCCCGACCTCGAGGTCACGCTCAACCTGCCCGGCGAGCACAACGTGCGCAATGCGCTGGCCACCATTGCCGTGGCCACCGAACTGGAGCTGGACGACGCCGCCACGGTGCGCGCGCTGGCGGCCTTTGCCGGCGTGGGCCGGCGCTTCCAGCGCTACGGCGAGCTGCCGGTGCCCGCCACCCGCGGCGGCGGCCTGTTCAGCCTGATCGACGACTACGGCCACCACCCGGTGGAGATGGCGGCCGTGATCGCCGCGGCGCGCGGCGCCTTTCCGGGCCAGCGCCTGGTGCTGGCGTTTCAACCCCACCGCTACACCCGCACGCGCGACTGCTTCGAAGACTTCGTCAAGGTCATGGGCCAGGCCGACGCCGTGCTGCTGACCGAGGTGTATGCCGCCGGCGAGGCGCCCATCGTGGCCGCCGATGGCCGCGCGCTGGCGCGCGCCTTGCGTGTGGCGGGCCGCGTCGATCCGGTGTTCGTCGACGACGTGGCGGCGCTGCCCGAGGCCATCGTGGCCCATGCGCGCGGCGGTGATGTGGTGATCGCGATGGGTGCCGGCTCGATCGGTGGCGTGCCGGCCCAGGTGGTGGCGCGGCTGGCGCAGGAGAACAACGAATGA
- a CDS encoding cell division protein FtsQ/DivIB yields MASYVPHSFAFGQGSAARAPLPADVRLMQATANTLLLVAGVAVCVAAVAWALRLPAFALRAIRIDGEVARNSETTIRANAAPKLAGNFVTLDLQKARAAFESVPWVRHAMVRRVWPMRLAVDLEEHKPAALWAAADGNDRLVNSFGEVFEANIGDVEDDRLPRLQGPEGSAALMLAMYQRLVPLIAPLQAGDLAGLHLSPRGSWRLSLGKGATVELGRGSDDEVLARTQHFVRTLPQVVAAYQRPLESADLRHVGGFAVKLRGVTTQLSAPPVRKK; encoded by the coding sequence ATGGCCAGCTACGTCCCGCACAGCTTCGCATTCGGTCAGGGCAGCGCCGCGCGCGCGCCGCTGCCGGCCGATGTGCGCCTGATGCAGGCCACCGCCAACACGCTGCTGCTGGTGGCCGGTGTGGCCGTGTGCGTGGCGGCCGTGGCCTGGGCATTGCGGCTGCCGGCCTTTGCGCTGCGCGCCATCCGCATCGACGGCGAGGTGGCGCGCAACAGCGAGACCACCATCCGCGCCAATGCCGCGCCCAAGCTGGCCGGCAACTTCGTCACCCTCGATCTGCAGAAGGCGCGGGCGGCCTTTGAATCGGTGCCCTGGGTGCGCCACGCGATGGTGCGCCGAGTGTGGCCGATGCGCCTGGCCGTCGACCTGGAAGAGCACAAGCCCGCCGCCCTGTGGGCCGCCGCCGATGGCAACGACCGCCTGGTGAACAGCTTTGGCGAGGTGTTCGAGGCCAACATCGGCGATGTTGAAGACGACCGCCTGCCGCGCCTGCAAGGCCCCGAAGGCAGCGCCGCGCTGATGCTGGCGATGTACCAGCGCCTGGTGCCGCTCATCGCGCCGCTGCAGGCCGGCGATCTGGCCGGCCTGCACCTCTCGCCGCGCGGCTCGTGGCGGCTGTCGCTCGGCAAGGGCGCCACCGTCGAGCTGGGCCGCGGCAGCGACGACGAGGTGCTGGCCCGCACCCAGCATTTCGTGCGCACGCTGCCGCAGGTGGTGGCGGCCTACCAGCGCCCGCTCGAGTCGGCCGATCTGCGCCACGTGGGCGGCTTTGCGGTCAAGCTGCGCGGCGTCACCACGCAGCTCAGCGCGCCGCCCGTCCGCAAGAAGTGA
- the murD gene encoding UDP-N-acetylmuramoyl-L-alanine--D-glutamate ligase, giving the protein MNHLRDLDVLVLGLGDSGLAMARWCVRHGARVQVWDSRPNPPQAAVLAAELPAVTLRSGTLGADDLGDFKLVLKSPGLAPHDARIVGLLQAARAIGIAVAGELDLFARALADLKADRGYAPAVLAITGTNGKTTTTAMTALLVQSCGKRVAMAGNIGPTMLDTLAAALDAEPVREAEPAAEAVAAAAELPLAVDEPAAAAEAAAVVDPAEAAVADEAVAAADATDVVDAAAEAAADAPADTPADDDEPAPLPIAPPPPAAPVFEVLPEVWVLELSSFQLDGVQGFAPSAAAVLNITQDHLDWHGDMAAYAAAKARIHGPAGVEGPTVMVVNRDDLQVEAMVPAPVVIKGGRGIKPRTLARKVLRFGLDAPQQPGDFGLVTENGMAWLVRARELDETLKRNSRKAAAEEVEIQLQRLMPADALRVRGRHNAANALAALALATAIGCALAPMLHALRDYAGEPHRVAYVATVGGVEAFDDSKGTNVGATVAALDGLGADKAPARLVVILGGDGKGQDFAPLAPGVARHARAVALIGRDAPAIASALAGVAGEGTALPLQQHDSLEAAVLWCFEQARPGDAVLLSPACASLDMFRNYAHRADVFVAAVQAEADARGEFTG; this is encoded by the coding sequence ATGAACCATTTGCGTGACCTCGATGTGCTGGTGCTGGGCCTGGGCGACTCCGGCCTGGCCATGGCGCGCTGGTGCGTGCGCCACGGTGCGCGCGTGCAGGTGTGGGACTCGCGGCCCAACCCGCCGCAGGCGGCGGTGCTGGCGGCCGAGCTGCCGGCCGTGACGCTGCGCTCGGGCACGCTGGGCGCCGACGACCTGGGCGACTTCAAGCTGGTGCTCAAGAGCCCCGGCCTGGCACCGCACGATGCGCGCATCGTCGGCCTGCTGCAGGCCGCGCGCGCCATCGGCATTGCGGTGGCAGGCGAGCTGGATCTGTTTGCCCGCGCGCTGGCCGACCTGAAGGCCGACCGCGGCTACGCCCCGGCTGTGCTGGCCATCACCGGCACCAATGGCAAGACCACCACCACCGCCATGACCGCGCTGCTGGTGCAAAGCTGCGGCAAGCGCGTGGCCATGGCCGGCAACATCGGCCCGACGATGCTGGACACCCTGGCCGCCGCGCTGGATGCCGAGCCGGTGCGTGAGGCCGAACCGGCGGCTGAAGCGGTGGCGGCCGCGGCAGAGCTGCCGCTGGCAGTCGATGAGCCGGCAGCTGCCGCCGAAGCCGCCGCGGTCGTCGATCCCGCCGAAGCGGCCGTGGCCGACGAAGCCGTGGCAGCAGCCGATGCGACCGATGTGGTCGACGCCGCGGCCGAGGCAGCGGCCGACGCGCCAGCCGACACCCCCGCCGACGACGACGAACCCGCGCCGCTGCCCATCGCCCCGCCGCCGCCGGCTGCGCCGGTGTTCGAGGTGCTGCCCGAGGTCTGGGTGCTCGAGCTCTCCAGCTTCCAGCTTGATGGCGTGCAGGGCTTTGCGCCCAGCGCCGCCGCGGTGCTCAACATCACGCAGGACCACCTCGACTGGCATGGCGACATGGCCGCCTATGCCGCGGCCAAGGCCCGCATCCACGGCCCGGCCGGCGTGGAGGGGCCCACCGTGATGGTGGTCAACCGCGACGACCTGCAGGTCGAGGCCATGGTGCCGGCGCCGGTGGTGATCAAGGGCGGGCGCGGCATCAAGCCGCGCACGCTGGCGCGCAAGGTGCTGCGCTTCGGGCTCGATGCCCCGCAGCAGCCGGGCGATTTCGGCCTGGTCACCGAGAACGGCATGGCCTGGCTGGTGCGCGCCCGCGAGCTGGACGAAACCCTCAAGCGCAACAGCCGCAAGGCCGCTGCCGAGGAGGTCGAGATCCAGCTGCAGCGCCTGATGCCGGCCGATGCGCTGCGCGTGCGTGGCCGCCACAACGCCGCCAATGCACTGGCCGCGCTGGCCCTGGCCACCGCCATCGGCTGTGCGCTGGCGCCGATGCTGCATGCGCTGCGCGACTACGCCGGCGAGCCGCACCGCGTGGCCTATGTGGCCACCGTGGGCGGCGTGGAAGCCTTCGACGACAGCAAGGGCACCAATGTGGGCGCCACCGTGGCCGCGCTGGACGGCCTGGGTGCCGACAAGGCGCCGGCCCGGCTGGTGGTGATCCTGGGTGGCGACGGCAAGGGCCAGGACTTTGCGCCGCTGGCCCCGGGCGTGGCCCGCCATGCCCGCGCCGTGGCGCTGATCGGCCGCGATGCGCCGGCCATTGCCAGCGCCCTGGCCGGCGTGGCCGGCGAAGGCACGGCGCTGCCGCTGCAGCAGCACGACTCGCTGGAGGCCGCCGTGCTGTGGTGCTTTGAGCAGGCGCGTCCGGGCGATGCCGTGCTGCTGAGCCCGGCCTGCGCCAGCCTGGACATGTTCCGCAACTACGCCCACCGCGCCGACGTGTTCGTGGCCGCGGTGCAGGCCGAAGCCGATGCACGCGGGGAGTTCACCGGATGA